In the genome of Ictalurus furcatus strain D&B chromosome 13, Billie_1.0, whole genome shotgun sequence, one region contains:
- the pde6gb gene encoding phosphodiesterase 6G, cGMP-specific, rod, gamma, paralog b has translation MNLEPPKSEYKSATRVTGGPATPRKGPPKFKQRQTRQFKSKPPKKGIQGFGDDIPGMEGLGTDITVICPWEAFSHLELHELAQYGII, from the exons ATGAATCTTGAACCCCCTAAATCCGAATATAAGTCGGCCACCCGGGTGACCGGAGGCCCAGCCACGCCACGCAAAGGCCCACCCAAATTTAAACAGAGGCAGACTCGCCAGTTTAAGAGCAAGCCACCAAAGAAGGGCATCCAGGG ATTTGGAGACGATATCCCTGGTATGGAAGGTTTAGGCACTG acatcacaGTCATCTGTCCTTGGGAGGCCTTCAGCCACTTGGAGCTGCACGAGCTGGCTCAATACGGCATCATCTGA